From Hydra vulgaris chromosome 07, alternate assembly HydraT2T_AEP, a single genomic window includes:
- the LOC100215977 gene encoding ATP synthase subunit d, mitochondrial isoform X2, which yields MAGRKIAIKAVDWAKLGASIPKALSADFNGFRVKHEEIRGRLLLLPEKPTPIDWSYYQKNVKNQALVKKFHDAYSKVVVPRPVDTESKNIENKKKEFDIEAMKANEETTAAIAQLQAEIEQIENSKPFEEMTPEEYVEKHPDIAKKTLAEMKEMGFR from the exons ATGGCTGGCAGAAAAATTGCAATAAAGGCAGTTGACTGGGCAAAGCTTGGTGCCTCGATTCCTAAAGCTCTTTCTGCAGATTTTAACGGTTTTCGTGTAAAACACGAAGAAATTCGTGGAAG attactTTTGTTACCAGAAAAACCAACACCGATTGATTGGAGTTACTAtcagaaaaatgttaaaaaccaGGCCcttgtaaaaaagtttcatgATGCT TATTCGAAAGTTGTTGTTCCTCGACCAGTTGATACCGAAtctaaaaacattgaaaacaaaaaaaaagaattt gacaTTGAGGCAATGAAAGCAAATGAAGAAACTACTGCTGCTATTGCACAACTACAAGCTGAA ATCGAACAGAttgaaaattcaaaaccttttgaAGAAATGACG cctGAAGAATACGTAGAAAAGCATCCTGACATAGCAAAAAAAACTCTCGCTGAGATGAAAGAAATGGGATTCcgttag